The following are encoded in a window of Aerococcus sanguinicola genomic DNA:
- a CDS encoding AI-2E family transporter: MTDKRNPNDKMNQYWQDRSDQLQKINYHSFRSFLSNRWLQLLLVLILIALFLLIFSRIAHLFHPVLDFVSVIALPIILAAILYYLTVPIVNRLEKRGVKRQWGAILVLVLMGIAVLILTYLTPVFFAQSQSLVSNWDELISSYDKPLQRFYHNPLFEEGVNLLNDWGLNFIQGNSINWSTIFNSAIDSIGSIVGVLSNFILAIVTAPFILFYMLKDGPKLKQNLALVVPNPIRSSTMQLLFEMNQQVSAYVRGQIMVGISVAIMFMLGYSIIGLQYGIILGGLAGFLNLIPYLGSFLAMIPAVIIAIVQGPIMVVKVLVVFMIEQTIEGRVISPHILGSNLDIHPVTIMLLLIAGGKLFGIIGIIIIIPSYAILKLIFTYFFKWYRKVSGLYEEDLLAEWDSDE, from the coding sequence ATGACTGATAAGCGAAACCCAAATGACAAAATGAACCAGTACTGGCAAGACCGGAGCGACCAATTGCAGAAGATTAACTACCATTCTTTCCGGTCTTTCTTGAGCAATCGCTGGCTTCAATTGTTGCTTGTACTCATCCTAATTGCCTTATTTCTATTGATCTTTAGTCGGATTGCTCACCTATTCCACCCCGTCTTGGATTTCGTGAGCGTGATTGCCTTGCCCATTATCTTGGCTGCAATCCTCTATTATCTCACCGTGCCCATCGTCAACCGCCTGGAAAAGCGGGGCGTCAAGCGGCAGTGGGGGGCTATCCTGGTCCTGGTCTTGATGGGGATAGCGGTCTTGATCCTGACCTATCTGACGCCGGTCTTCTTTGCCCAATCTCAGTCTCTAGTGTCCAACTGGGATGAGCTGATCTCAAGCTATGATAAGCCCCTGCAGCGTTTCTACCACAATCCCTTGTTTGAAGAGGGAGTCAATCTCTTGAACGACTGGGGGCTCAACTTCATCCAGGGCAATTCCATTAATTGGTCGACGATTTTTAACTCGGCTATTGATTCGATCGGCTCTATTGTGGGCGTCCTGTCTAACTTCATCCTGGCCATTGTAACGGCGCCCTTTATTCTCTTCTATATGTTAAAGGACGGGCCCAAGTTGAAACAAAATCTGGCCTTGGTGGTGCCTAATCCGATCCGCTCGTCGACCATGCAGCTGCTTTTTGAGATGAACCAACAAGTCTCTGCCTATGTGCGTGGCCAGATTATGGTCGGCATCTCGGTAGCTATTATGTTTATGCTGGGCTATTCGATTATTGGCCTCCAGTATGGGATTATTCTCGGTGGCTTGGCGGGCTTCCTAAACTTGATTCCTTACCTGGGTTCTTTCTTAGCCATGATCCCCGCGGTTATTATTGCTATCGTCCAAGGGCCCATCATGGTAGTCAAGGTCCTTGTCGTCTTCATGATCGAGCAGACCATCGAAGGCCGGGTCATTTCGCCCCACATTTTGGGTTCCAACTTGGACATCCATCCCGTTACCATTATGCTGCTCTTGATCGCTGGGGGGAAACTCTTCGGCATTATTGGGATTATTATTATCATTCCAAGTTATGCCATCCTCAAGCTGATCTTTACCTACTTCTTCAAGTGGTACCGCAAAGTTTCAGGGCTTTATGAGGAAGACTTGCTAGCTGAATGGGATTCAGATGAATAA
- a CDS encoding lactonase family protein, with amino-acid sequence MDQFYLGAYTDGSNTGIHSLSVDPNLDQPLKVDRLIEEADPCYFCLSADQKSLFTLSNPGSEPGVSHYRWTGEDFQLVDRLAFLEEPACYVSLSADERYVLCASYRQASLILIKVQANGKLELADIVQRTGSGPHPNQDQPHCHYFKQYRDSPFFLACDLGTDEVLSYRIQEDKLQLVDSLAIPAGSGPRHLVAHPTLPYVYVLSELSYTVEVVQVDDLSGHLEAVGRYQTLPQAPQGFNSSAAIRISSDGRFLYCSNRGENTLTVFALSKDGRRLDRIQIIASQGDFPRDFNLSPDESYLLVAHQNDGHLRLFDRDPETGLLTAKDFDYQLDQVVCVQSIS; translated from the coding sequence ATGGATCAATTTTATCTCGGAGCCTATACCGACGGCTCCAATACGGGCATCCACAGCCTGAGCGTGGACCCTAACTTAGACCAGCCGCTTAAAGTCGATCGTCTCATAGAAGAGGCCGATCCCTGCTACTTCTGTCTGTCGGCCGACCAGAAGTCACTCTTCACTCTGTCCAATCCAGGGTCAGAGCCGGGTGTCAGCCACTACCGTTGGACGGGTGAGGACTTCCAGCTCGTGGACCGCTTAGCTTTTCTCGAAGAACCAGCCTGCTATGTGAGCCTGAGCGCAGATGAGCGTTACGTTCTCTGCGCCTCCTACCGGCAAGCTAGTCTTATCTTAATCAAAGTCCAGGCAAATGGCAAACTCGAGCTAGCGGACATTGTCCAGCGCACCGGCTCGGGGCCCCATCCCAACCAGGACCAACCCCACTGCCACTACTTCAAACAATACCGGGACAGCCCCTTCTTCCTGGCCTGCGACTTGGGGACGGATGAAGTCCTCAGCTACCGCATCCAAGAAGACAAGCTCCAGCTAGTCGATAGTCTGGCTATCCCAGCTGGCTCAGGCCCCCGCCACCTGGTCGCCCATCCCACGCTCCCCTATGTCTATGTTCTGAGCGAACTCTCTTATACGGTCGAAGTCGTTCAAGTCGACGACCTATCCGGCCACTTAGAGGCAGTCGGTCGCTACCAGACCCTGCCCCAAGCCCCCCAAGGCTTCAACTCCAGCGCCGCTATCCGTATCTCTTCGGATGGCCGCTTTCTTTACTGCTCCAACCGAGGAGAAAACACTTTGACAGTCTTTGCCCTGAGTAAAGATGGTCGACGCCTAGACCGCATCCAAATCATTGCCAGCCAGGGTGACTTTCCCCGGGACTTCAACCTATCCCCCGATGAATCCTATCTCCTCGTGGCCCACCAAAACGATGGACACTTGCGCCTCTTCGATCGCGATCCCGAAACTGGCCTTCTAACAGCTAAGGACTTCGACTACCAGCTCGACCAGGTCGTCTGTGTCCAAAGTATTTCTTAA
- a CDS encoding undecaprenyl-diphosphate phosphatase, with protein sequence MLELLKIILIGLIEGITEWLPISSTGHMILVEEFVQLQVRPEFWDIFIVVIQLGAILAVIWIYFNRLNPFSPQKTKEEKRETWETWFKVAVGCIPAAILGLLIDDWMEAHLMNWLVVALALIIYGIAFILVENYNKTRTSQVNSMSELSYRRAFTIGLFQCLSLVPGTSRSGSSILGATIMGTSRPVAADFSFFMSIPIMFGASFLKLVKGFLEGFRFTGLELGYLAVGMVVAFLVSVITIKLLLRYIQSNDFKPFGWYRIALGLVVIIYFAWIR encoded by the coding sequence ATGCTTGAACTCTTAAAAATTATCTTAATCGGCCTGATTGAGGGCATCACCGAATGGCTGCCCATTTCGAGTACCGGCCATATGATCCTCGTGGAGGAATTCGTCCAACTCCAAGTCCGCCCCGAATTCTGGGACATCTTCATCGTTGTCATCCAGCTCGGCGCTATCTTGGCAGTCATCTGGATTTACTTTAACCGACTCAACCCCTTCTCCCCGCAAAAGACCAAGGAAGAAAAACGGGAAACCTGGGAAACTTGGTTTAAGGTGGCAGTCGGCTGTATCCCTGCCGCGATTCTCGGTCTCTTGATCGATGACTGGATGGAAGCCCACCTGATGAACTGGTTAGTCGTGGCCCTGGCTCTAATTATCTACGGGATCGCTTTTATCTTGGTAGAAAATTACAACAAGACCCGGACCAGCCAAGTCAACAGCATGAGCGAACTCTCCTACCGGCGGGCCTTTACGATTGGCCTCTTCCAGTGCCTGTCCCTGGTGCCCGGCACATCCCGTTCCGGCTCTTCCATCCTCGGGGCCACCATCATGGGCACCTCCCGTCCCGTTGCCGCTGACTTCTCTTTCTTTATGAGTATCCCCATCATGTTCGGCGCCAGCTTCCTGAAACTGGTCAAAGGCTTCCTCGAAGGTTTCCGCTTCACCGGCTTAGAGCTCGGCTATCTCGCAGTCGGCATGGTCGTTGCCTTCCTGGTCTCCGTCATCACCATCAAGCTCCTCCTCCGCTACATCCAAAGCAACGACTTCAAGCCTTTCGGATGGTACCGGATTGCCCTGGGCTTAGTCGTTATCATCTACTTCGCTTGGATCCGATAA